A genomic region of Verrucomicrobiia bacterium contains the following coding sequences:
- the hemL gene encoding glutamate-1-semialdehyde 2,1-aminomutase, giving the protein MQSRTKSDALFAEALRYLPGGVNSPVRAFRAVGGKPFFVERAAGARVWDVDGNEYLDYVGTWGPAIHGHAHPAILHAVKTAADAGTSFGIPNPREVALARCIIERIPSVEKIRFCNSGTEACMSAIRLARGFTRRDKIIKFDGCYHGHADSLLVKAGSGALTFGHPDSAGVPAAFTQHTIVLPFNDEAAVRAAFAANPGQIAGIILEPVPGNAGLYLPRPGYLEFLRHITRQEGALLIFDEVMTGFRLAFGGAQERFGIRPDLTCFGKIIGGGLPVGAFGGRAEIMDCLAPLGPVYQAGTLSGNPLAMAAGLAALQLLQDGSAYQRLENLGRQLEEGISAAAAAAGIPVQFNRCGSMFCLYFTPQPVHHLGDALRSDREQFKRFFHGMLAAGIYLAPSPFEAGFLSTAHTPEDIERTVAAARAVLPQVK; this is encoded by the coding sequence CTTCGTCGAGCGCGCCGCCGGCGCCCGCGTCTGGGACGTGGACGGCAACGAATACCTGGATTACGTGGGCACCTGGGGCCCCGCCATTCACGGCCACGCGCATCCGGCCATCCTCCACGCCGTCAAAACCGCCGCCGACGCCGGCACCAGCTTCGGCATCCCCAACCCCCGCGAAGTCGCCCTGGCCCGCTGCATCATCGAGCGCATCCCCAGCGTCGAAAAAATCCGCTTCTGCAACAGCGGCACCGAAGCCTGCATGTCCGCCATCCGCCTCGCCCGCGGCTTCACCCGCCGCGACAAAATCATCAAATTCGACGGCTGCTACCACGGCCATGCCGATTCCCTCCTCGTCAAGGCCGGCTCCGGCGCCCTCACCTTCGGCCACCCGGACAGCGCCGGCGTCCCCGCCGCCTTCACCCAGCACACCATCGTCCTGCCCTTCAACGATGAAGCCGCCGTCCGCGCCGCCTTTGCCGCCAACCCCGGCCAGATCGCCGGCATCATCCTCGAACCCGTCCCCGGCAACGCCGGCCTCTACCTCCCCCGCCCGGGCTACCTGGAATTCCTCCGCCACATCACCCGCCAGGAGGGCGCCCTCCTCATCTTCGATGAAGTCATGACCGGCTTCCGCCTCGCCTTCGGCGGCGCCCAGGAACGCTTCGGCATCCGCCCCGACCTCACCTGCTTCGGCAAAATCATCGGCGGCGGCCTCCCCGTCGGCGCCTTCGGCGGCCGCGCCGAAATCATGGACTGCCTGGCCCCCCTCGGCCCCGTCTATCAGGCCGGCACCCTCAGCGGCAACCCCCTCGCCATGGCCGCCGGCCTCGCCGCCCTCCAACTCCTCCAGGACGGCTCCGCCTATCAACGCCTCGAAAACCTCGGCCGCCAGTTGGAAGAAGGCATCTCCGCCGCCGCCGCCGCCGCCGGCATCCCCGTCCAGTTCAACCGCTGCGGCTCCATGTTCTGCCTCTATTTCACCCCCCAACCCGTCCACCATCTGGGCGATGCCCTCCGCAGCGACCGCGAGCAGTTCAAGCGGTTCTTCCACGGCATGCTCGCCGCCGGCATCTATCTGGCGCCCTCCCCCTTCGAAGCCGGCTTCCTCTCCACCGCCCACACCCCGGAGGACATCGAACGCACCGTGGCCGCCGCCCGCGCCGTGCTGCCCCAGGTCAAATAA